The DNA segment gattgtcagatcacagataaatttttgttacgttctgtgcgtacttattttcaaatatttgtatttaatcctgttcataaaaaggaagtattaattttcaaattactttattttcgatgtttatactacgaaacaaagatattattttttttaaatcaacgaaaagcggtcctggttacaagttaacttagtgttgagcagaccagtcaaaagttaacttgggaacaggtctggttttgatcggatttgtccaagcagaagttaactttgtggcaggaccggtttccaagttaacttatgttaactttatgacaggactggttccgaagttaacttatgttaactttatgacaggacttgttcgaagttaacttatatcaatagcggacctgtttccaagttaactttttggcagacataaaaacagtcctaggaccaagtccgcttttcaagttaactagattttggtcctaggactggtcagagcagtcctgtattcggtcacaggttaactttgaccagtccaaatgactggttatcaagttaacttgctgtacaggttaggagtgcacccatctgtattgaatttgttctgattattatttttttttttttttttcttccgcctaaatttttttcttgcgtagtattgatgtttcaaaagatgtcgcttagatatttggaatatgatgtcgtatagtttatacgctttaaaaatttacaactgcgtaacaaaatactttacgttgtaagagttatctccccaaacactgattttattgtggccactactcctttacaaccgtaaaagattacgacaaatttattttaccaaattgctcgttacatcttcaagattaggatattcatttggaccaaAGCTATCcagagactccatatgagagttattcccccttttccatttaattaagtgatatgcatttctaaatggtaaaccataagtgataaagacatagggtcttttgatttgaggtccttggtccaaaaaaatgaaaataaggtcaaggtcaaaggtcaaggtcatattctaactcttattttcaacaaccgtgaaagatattgacaaattctttttactaaattgtgagttgcgacatgttgtaacttataaattttggttggaagggtgcgtaaacaataaatgagagtttttgcccatcttatatttaaaatcatgcctatagtgatataactcattaaccatacatattacagacctagagtctttttgtttgaggtccttggttggtgaccttgaaattgaggtcaaggtcaaaggttcataggacgttctagattttaacctttgctttaaattcatatttatacattataaagtcataggaactgacattttagattgatttttaatattttgataataaaatagatctttacttgtggaaagaccttcaattgttctttgaacaattggtttttaattttatgtttatatttgtaattcttcactgtctgtattaaatgttgtatttgtgtttgcttGACCCATATGGgtgtatttttgcaaataaaattattattattaaactaaaacaactatttgttttaatctttaaaataaatgttcttctTCTTGTCTCCGTATAAGCATCCTTTATAAGGATCACCACCATATATTATGGCGTATAAAGGAAGCATTTGGAGCCTGTATCGGTACAGATTAATGTGAGCATTTGGCCTACCCAATTCCCCAGCCAGGCCGTGACGGGTCTTATTACCAGAAAGTTAACCATCCcttaacataataaaatataacaaaaataaaacatacgaaCTCACACACTCACCTGATTCGCTCAGTCCTCAAAGTataaaaagtgtatttttttctatgtatcaaatatccttttttaataTCTGTGTGTTTTGAATGGGAGAGGGTCACCCCGGATGCCCCAcatttatgtacaataaacggcaaacatttgttttattcaatcaatatgttaaacttttgtgtAGCTTAagctacaaagatattttttgtcatgcatcagtctaaagatttgcacaacggtactgctataaggtgttattaaacgaaaatgttgttattaaatCGTGTTTACATACatatttcggctcaacaaatggccttcttcttgtgtcacaagttttaacaatactgGTACATAATGTACGAGGTGTAAAAATAGACAGGTAAGTTTTGGTCGACTGATTTTGATCCtgaatatcataatttaaacaaaacactataATTCAATATACGTGActgtatattaacaataaaaatgagggaaaaacaaaactgttagtATTTCTTATTGAGTCCGTTTGGGTGATGAACAGTAAGTTCCTTTATCCAAAAGCTTTCCTGAACCTGTCGCTGTGCATCACTCCAGTGAATGTTCTGTTCAATTACTAGAATTTTCATGTTTGTGATCCGACTGTCTGAAGTGCTGAGAGACTGGAAGAAGTGGCTTCTTAGAGATATCGATATATCACTCCTATGGCCATTGATGCGTTTGTGGAAAGGCTGCTTTGACTCACCAACACATTGGAGGCCACAAACCGAACATTCTAGTATGTAAATACTTTGCTGGTTGGacctttttatagacttttatatatatatatacaactcgtctaaacatcaacccaacaatgttagatctgtaaatatatatatcagtctaaagatttgcacaacggtactgatataaggtgttattaaacgaaaatgttgttataaaatcgtgtcaaaacacgattttataacaacattttcgtttaataacaccttatatcagtaccgttgtgcaaatctaacacgattttataacaaaattttcgtttaataacaccttatatcagtaccgttgtgcaaatctttagactgatataattttttccttatctgcatagtatcgcctattctagacgatccggtacatagtaaatttgctggttggtcttttttatagacttttatatatatacaactcgtctaaacatcaacccaacaatgttagatctgtatatctgtgactatatatatatatatatatacataagtacgtctgagtcagtgacaaccctacaacagatgtatcgccatcaatgatggtgacacatggctgtatatatatatatatatataagtgcctATAGATAGCAGCACATGACATACAAATCTATGGGAGTGTGGATTAATCAGTACAGAGATTAATTCAATTAcacaaatataattatagattgcctaacaatgtaattttaacacactatttagtatgtaaatataagaatgtttaaaatatttacaaaatgatgaaaataaacgcaatatttcgctagacaaactagctttatcaagcgtgcatctatccaggtgaaatcggatgtagatgataagaaacttttgcagctcaatgtatatgttgaaCTTAGCTgcattgaaaataagaaaattttgcagctcaatgtctatgttgaatttggattgagctgccttgcaaataaaaaaacttttgcaGCTCCATGTATGTGTTGCTCTTGGATTTAGCTgccttaaaaatacataattggaaGTTGAAATTAGCAACGTCCATTGGCCGAtattacgggataaaaaggacgatgctttgtttttgaattattcGTTATCCTTCCTGTATCTTTTCTCGTCTTTTTCGTTAAGACCATCAGGTTCTAATGTGTGGAGTTGGTGGATCCAAAAATTTTCTCTTCTCCTTCTCGCCGTGGTGTCCCACTCGGTGTTGACTTCTATAATTTGGAAAGTGACATTTTCAAACGGATGTTTCGTTGAACGAAGATGTCTTGTGAGAGGacagtttttgttggttttgtacGATGAACGATGGTTATTAAGCCGAATattaaatttgtccattgtttcTCCCACATACTGAATGCCACAAGTGtcacatgttaatatataaattgagttcTCCGTTTTACAGTTGGAATCTGAGTAGatggtataattttgtttaataacGGAGCTGATGAAAGAACTGCTTGTATTGGCAGctttacaacacaaacaattccTTCGACCACATTGTTTGTAGCAACCGGGCGATGGAGTAGGCTGCTTTGCTAATACAGAAGTCACTAATTTGTCACGGATGTTTTTAGGTCTTCTGAAGGCCATGACTGGTGGtgatgaaaatactttttttagatttaaatcattttctataaTTGTCCAATGCTTCTGAACAATggatgacacatttttaaaatcaggatGGTAAGTGAGTACAAGGGGTGTTCTGTTAGCTGCTTTATTCTTATCTTTGTACTCAAGAAGTTCTTGGCGACTAGTTTGGTTTGCTCTTTCGAAAGCGCTATCAATGATGTTGTTATTGTATCCTCGAACAACTAGATGTTTACGAAGTTGTCCAAGTCTAGcatctttcttattttcattAGAGCATATTCTCTTGATTCGTAATGCCTGGCTGAATGGGATACCACGGGAGCATTGTTTAGGATGGCAACTTTTTGGAGAAAGGAATTGATGCTTGTCCGTTTGTTTGGTATGAAGGTCCGTTATAATGGTTCCGTTCTTGATGTAACTCGTAGTATCGAGGAAGTTAATTTTCTCCATAGAGGattcatatgtaaattttattgaatggtGGAAAGAGTTACAGTGTTCTAGAAATTCATTAAGATGTTCTTGTGAAACTGtccatttgaaatcaatatcGTCAATGAATCGGAACCATGATAAGGGCTGATATGGAGCACTAGCCAAGAGGCgtttttcaagttggcccataAATATGTTGGCATATGACGGGGCCATTTTTGTGCCCATACTAGTACCGTCTATCTGGAGATAGTGTTTTTCTTTGAAAGAGAAGTTGTTATTCTCCAGTACTAGTTTGAGAAGTGTAACAAGGCACTCTGTAGGAGGATTTTTTTCACTACGAGTGTTCCATGCCTCTTCACACGCTGCTATTCCTTCGTCTTGTGGAATGTTGGTATATAAAGAAGACAGGTCCATGGATGCAAGTATAGTATTGCTTGGTAAAGGATTGAGGCTTTCCATTTTCTTTAGATAATCAGTTGTGTCTTGAATGAATGATGATAATCAGTTGTGTCTTGAATCAATGATGTTGTTATTGTATCCTCGAACAACTAGATGTTTACGAAGTTGTCCAAGTCTAGCATCTTTCGTATTTTCATTAGAGCATATTCTCTTGATACGTAATGCCTGGCTGAATGGGATATCAAGACA comes from the Mytilus trossulus isolate FHL-02 chromosome 3, PNRI_Mtr1.1.1.hap1, whole genome shotgun sequence genome and includes:
- the LOC134709876 gene encoding uncharacterized protein LOC134709876, whose amino-acid sequence is MESLNPLPSNTILASMDLSSLYTNIPQDEGIAACEEAWNTRSEKNPPTECLVTLLKLVLENNNFSFKEKHYLQIDGTSMGTKMAPSYANIFMGQLEKRLLASAPYQPLSWFRFIDDIDFKWTVSQEHLNEFLEHCNSFHHSIKFTYESSMEKINFLDTTSYIKNGTIITDLHTKQTDKHQFLSPKSCHPKQCSRGIPFSQALRIKRICSNENKKDARLGQLRKHLVVRGYNNNIIDSAFERANQTSRQELLEYKDKNKAANRTPLVLTYHPDFKNVSSIVQKHWTIIENDLNLKKVFSSPPVMAFRRPKNIRDKLVTSVLAKQPTPSPGCYKQCGRRNCLCCKAANTSSSFISSVIKQNYTIYSDSNCKTENSIYILTCDTCGIQYVGETMDKFNIRLNNHRSSYKTNKNCPLTRHLRSTKHPFENVTFQIIEVNTEWDTTARRRRENFWIHQLHTLEPDGLNEKDEKRYRKDNE